A genome region from Microplitis mediator isolate UGA2020A chromosome 4, iyMicMedi2.1, whole genome shotgun sequence includes the following:
- the LOC130666505 gene encoding uncharacterized protein LOC130666505: MDKKVFCSLQGRSKCVKFQRDPSVSDVAIIRDKIRDICERDTCLKKFIENKVIVVQKKDNDEDVWIDVEDDDIVKDKEKLNILLLPTPESVPDVLEGNDGNLPYKILYTEPLNDLELEKLIENGHDDASSTKENSESQIPLDSKVSLDEKKIDQSKKIISIVKTGPGSIKMPAILPSLTYDLKKKVEDLGVLASQKDLIYHWASFLWETTDGQPIKIDYQNLASTIVSAYPLLKGGPKGYDIVRTQLSTWVRNHRTTLKKQGKKRNAEENINHVSKTSKVEVSNETSEVSTLNVSRALLELEKKQGKEGNTPHVQRLIKLTLNERLNWIKNEAKSILEVVKKYPHLNDCDSILFEFYNLKNTTEDSIFKNIQLMFFRLKNYFQVKDEDENSEIDLVMKLNDAVTRKVKKEVKPLFTFKQARSSTDCLVTEENESPRAIIYSDNKEISAAFIVADTNVRVQVSNPTVPKVVATLLAAYYVWDTVFPKQYSNMLEYIDSEVLGTIIKKNQVLLKFIRKREEKEKEEENK, from the exons atggaCAAAAAAGTCTTTTGTTCTTTGCAAGGGCGTTCAAAATGTGTAAAGTTTCAACGTGATCCAAGTGTCTCTGACGTTGCAATTATACGAGACAAAATTCGTGATATTTGTGAACGAGATACGtgtttaaaaaagtttattgaaaataaagttattgttgtacaaaaaaaagataatgATGAAGATGTGTGGATCGACGTGGAAGATGATGACATTGTAAAAGATAAAGAGAAGTTGAATATTCTTTTACTGCCAACACCTGAGTCTGTACCTGATGTTTTAGAAGGAAATGATGGAAATTTACCctataaaattctatatacAGAACCGTTGAATGATTtagaattagaaaaattaatcgaaAATGGACATGATGATGCATCATCAACTAAAGAAAATTCTGAG tcgcAAATCCCACTAGATAGTAAAGTTAGtcttgacgaaaaaaaaattgatcagtcaaagaaaattataagtatCGTTAAAACCGGACCAGGTTCTATCAAGATGCCAGCAATATTACCTTCTTTAACttatgatttgaaaaaaaaagttgaagatTTGGGAGTTCTAGCATCACAAAAAGATTTGATTTATCATTGGGCATCATTTTTATGGGAGACAACTGATGGACAGCCGATAAAAATTGACTACCAAAATCTTGCTAGCACCATTGTATCAGCTTATCCATTATTAAAAGGTGGTCCGAAAGGTtac gaTATAGTGAGGACTCAATTAAGTACCTGGGTAAGGAATCACAGAACCACATTAAAAAAGcaaggaaaaaaaagaaatgcagaagaaaatatcaatcatgtctcCAAAACATCTAAAGTGGAAGTATCAAATGAAAC atcTGAGGTTTCTACATTAAATGTTAGCCGAGCTTTATTGGAATTGGAGAAAAAACAAGGGAAAGAAGGTAATACGCCTCATGTCCAACGTCTTATTAAGTTAACATTAAATGAGCGTCTCAattggataaaaaatgaagCTAAATCAATTTTGGAagtggtaaaaaaatatcccCATTTGAATGATTGTGATTCg ATACTCTtcgaattttataatttaaaaaatactactGAGGAttcgatatttaaaaacatacaattgatgttttttcgattgaaaaattattttcaagtcAAAGATGAAGATGAAAATTCTGAAATTGACCTTGTAATGAAACTGAATGATGCTGTGACCAGAAAAGTAAAGAAGGAAGTTAAGCCTTTGTTTACTTTTAAACAA gcACGTTCATCTACTGATTGTCTTGTGACTGAAGAGAACGAGTCTCCTCGAGCTATTATATACTCTGATAATAAAGAAATCAGCGCTGCTTTTATTGTTGCTGATACCAATGTCAGAGTTCAAGTTTCCAATCCTACAGTACCAAAGGTGGTAGCTACTTTATTAGCAGCTTACTATGTTTGGGACACGGTATTTCCTAAACAGTACTCAAATATGTTAGAGTACATCGACAGTGAAGTGTTGGgaactataattaaaaaaaatcaagttttattgaaGTTCATTCGAAAAcgagaagaaaaagaaaaagaagaagaaaataaataa
- the LOC130666508 gene encoding macro domain-containing protein CT2219-like isoform X3, giving the protein MSFETEKERFLKMELVEKRKYYHTADIITSDQLMTWPDYWRKNKDSIKSIDTEEIEKTKKELANKISIMQGDITSLEIDAIVNAANSSLLGGGGVDGAIHRASGPNLKKECATLNGCRVGEAKITGGYKLPAKYVIHTVGPRGENPGKLKECYLNSLNVAKQNNLKTIAFPCISTGVYGYPQRPAAKVAITTVKQFLQENVNDIEKVIFCLFLDTDKEIYEELLQKYFATD; this is encoded by the exons atgtcGTTTGAAACAGAGAAag aacgaTTTTTAAAGATGGAATTAGtagagaaaagaaaatattatcaCACAGCTGATATAATAACTTCAGATCAACTTATGACATGGCCAGATTATTGGAGAAAGAATAAAGATTCCATAAAGTCAATTGATACTGAAGAAATAGAGAAGACTAAAAAAGAGTTAGCCAATAAAATATCGATAATGCAAGGTGACATTACGTCTTTAGAAATAGATGCTATTGTCAATGCTGCAAATTCAAGTCTGCTTGGTGGTGGTGGAg TTGATGGAGCTATTCATAGGGCTAGTGGGCCAAATCTCAAAAAAGAATGTGCAACATTAAATGGATGCAGAGTTGGTGAAGCAAAAATAACAGGAGGTTATAAGTTGCCAGCTAAAT aTGTTATTCATACTGTTGGACCACGTGGAGAAAACCCAGGAAAACTCAAAGaatgttacttaaatagtctTAATGTCGCTAAACAAAATAATCTAAAAACAATTGCTTTTCCATGTATATCTACTGGAGTTTATGGATATCCTCAAAGACCAGCTGCTAAAGTTGCTATAACTACAGTCAAACAATTTTTACAAGAAAATGTTAACGAT attgaaaaagttattttttgtctATTCCTAGATACTGATAAAGAAATTTATGAGGAATTgctccaaaaatattttgctacAGATTAA
- the LOC130666508 gene encoding macro domain-containing protein CT2219-like isoform X2, with amino-acid sequence MLKLNITTNKLPVQVERIFENLVTLNSPKSRKFSKMSFETEKERFLKMELVEKRKYYHTADIITSDQLMTWPDYWRKNKDSIKSIDTEEIEKTKKELANKISIMQGDITSLEIDAIVNAANSSLLGGGGVDGAIHRASGPNLKKECATLNGCRVGEAKITGDVIHTVGPRGENPGKLKECYLNSLNVAKQNNLKTIAFPCISTGVYGYPQRPAAKVAITTVKQFLQENVNDIEKVIFCLFLDTDKEIYEELLQKYFATD; translated from the exons ATGTTGAAATTAAAT atTACCACCAACAAATTGCCGGTTCAGGTAGAAaggatttttgaaaacttggTCACTTTGAATTCACCAAAATcacgaaaattttctaaaatgtcGTTTGAAACAGAGAAag aacgaTTTTTAAAGATGGAATTAGtagagaaaagaaaatattatcaCACAGCTGATATAATAACTTCAGATCAACTTATGACATGGCCAGATTATTGGAGAAAGAATAAAGATTCCATAAAGTCAATTGATACTGAAGAAATAGAGAAGACTAAAAAAGAGTTAGCCAATAAAATATCGATAATGCAAGGTGACATTACGTCTTTAGAAATAGATGCTATTGTCAATGCTGCAAATTCAAGTCTGCTTGGTGGTGGTGGAg TTGATGGAGCTATTCATAGGGCTAGTGGGCCAAATCTCAAAAAAGAATGTGCAACATTAAATGGATGCAGAGTTGGTGAAGCAAAAATAACAGGAG aTGTTATTCATACTGTTGGACCACGTGGAGAAAACCCAGGAAAACTCAAAGaatgttacttaaatagtctTAATGTCGCTAAACAAAATAATCTAAAAACAATTGCTTTTCCATGTATATCTACTGGAGTTTATGGATATCCTCAAAGACCAGCTGCTAAAGTTGCTATAACTACAGTCAAACAATTTTTACAAGAAAATGTTAACGAT attgaaaaagttattttttgtctATTCCTAGATACTGATAAAGAAATTTATGAGGAATTgctccaaaaatattttgctacAGATTAA
- the LOC130666508 gene encoding macro domain-containing protein CT2219-like isoform X1 codes for MLKLNITTNKLPVQVERIFENLVTLNSPKSRKFSKMSFETEKERFLKMELVEKRKYYHTADIITSDQLMTWPDYWRKNKDSIKSIDTEEIEKTKKELANKISIMQGDITSLEIDAIVNAANSSLLGGGGVDGAIHRASGPNLKKECATLNGCRVGEAKITGGYKLPAKYVIHTVGPRGENPGKLKECYLNSLNVAKQNNLKTIAFPCISTGVYGYPQRPAAKVAITTVKQFLQENVNDIEKVIFCLFLDTDKEIYEELLQKYFATD; via the exons ATGTTGAAATTAAAT atTACCACCAACAAATTGCCGGTTCAGGTAGAAaggatttttgaaaacttggTCACTTTGAATTCACCAAAATcacgaaaattttctaaaatgtcGTTTGAAACAGAGAAag aacgaTTTTTAAAGATGGAATTAGtagagaaaagaaaatattatcaCACAGCTGATATAATAACTTCAGATCAACTTATGACATGGCCAGATTATTGGAGAAAGAATAAAGATTCCATAAAGTCAATTGATACTGAAGAAATAGAGAAGACTAAAAAAGAGTTAGCCAATAAAATATCGATAATGCAAGGTGACATTACGTCTTTAGAAATAGATGCTATTGTCAATGCTGCAAATTCAAGTCTGCTTGGTGGTGGTGGAg TTGATGGAGCTATTCATAGGGCTAGTGGGCCAAATCTCAAAAAAGAATGTGCAACATTAAATGGATGCAGAGTTGGTGAAGCAAAAATAACAGGAGGTTATAAGTTGCCAGCTAAAT aTGTTATTCATACTGTTGGACCACGTGGAGAAAACCCAGGAAAACTCAAAGaatgttacttaaatagtctTAATGTCGCTAAACAAAATAATCTAAAAACAATTGCTTTTCCATGTATATCTACTGGAGTTTATGGATATCCTCAAAGACCAGCTGCTAAAGTTGCTATAACTACAGTCAAACAATTTTTACAAGAAAATGTTAACGAT attgaaaaagttattttttgtctATTCCTAGATACTGATAAAGAAATTTATGAGGAATTgctccaaaaatattttgctacAGATTAA
- the LOC130666510 gene encoding 28 kDa heat- and acid-stable phosphoprotein-like — protein MPRGKFVNHKGRNRHFTNPEELEEQRRQDEERKKWRQNKKQSDTSSDEDEEPKASSAKSVDPDASESDDSDSESEVDSETEGKAKGVENLIEVENPNRVQKKTKKLSKLNESLAETTKPELSRREREQIEKQRAYANYQKLHAAGKTDEARADLARLAIIKQQREDAAKRREDEKKQKEMAAQKKTELTQKALGKRT, from the exons atgccacgag gAAAATTTGTTAATCACAAGGGTCGAAATCGTCATTTCACCAATCCTGAAGAATTGGAAGAGCAACGGCGTCAGGATGAAGAACGAAAAAAGTGGAGA caaaataaaaaacaaagtgATACATCGAGTGATGAAGATGAGGAACCTAAAGCTAGCAGTGCCAAGTCTGTAGATCCTGATGCTTCGGAGTCCGATGACAGTGATAGTGAATCCGAAGTAGATTCAGAAACTGAA ggTAAAGCTAAAGGCgtggaaaatttaattgaagtaGAAAATCCAAATAGGGTGCAGaagaaaaccaaaaaattatcgaaattGAATGAGTCATTAGCTGAAACTACAAAGCCTGAACTCTCTCGAAGAGAAAG GGAACAAATAGAAAAACAACGAGCATATGCAAATTATCAAAAACTCCATGCTGCAGGAAAAACTGACGAAGCACGTGCTGATTTAGCGCGTTTAGCCATAATTAAACAACAAAGAGAAGATGCAGCGAAACGAAGAGAGGAtgaaaaaaagcaaaaagaaATGGCAGCTCAAAAGAAAACTGAATTGACGCAAAAAGCACTTGGAAAACGAActtaa